GCCGGTATCGCCTCAAGAAATACGCTCACCATGTTCGCTCGTTTACCTTTTTACCTGAGCTCAGCTTAAAGACCACTTCCTCGCCCTGCTCTCGTGTTCTGATTCTCACCTCGTGCAAGGGCGCTGCGCTAAGCGCCTCAGCCGCGAGCTCTTTCAACTCCGCACGGCTGAAAACTGCAGTTGCATCGAGCGTTCGACCCGAAACGACCTCTGCCCGCCCCTGCTGGATGATGTACGGTTGCGCATGGGCACCCCGTGCAACAAGCTCGCGCGCGATTGCCGTCACCTCCTCACGGGCCACGAGTCCTTTGAAGACGGTGGTGATCACCTCGAACTCAACAGCCGCGTGAACGCAGACCTCGAGCGTGCGTTTTACCCGTGCCGCAACGCCCGTGGCCCGCGTTAGCTCGTCGTACCGCGCCCCGGACGAGAGCGGTGCCTTGATATCAAGGAAGAGCTTCTCAACGAGCCCTTGGTGCAGGAGCGATTCGACCGCATCGGGATAATAGCCACAGGTCTGCACGGCAACGAGCAGCCCCTGCTTCCGGGCAACGGCCGCAAGTGCTTCCAGTGCGACCGGCTGCATGCACGGTTCACCACCCGAGAGCACGACCGCATCGATGACGCACGCGTTCTTCACGATCTCGGCCTCAAGGTCATCCAGGTCCACGTAGTTCGAGCCCGCGCGGATCTGCGCGTTCTGACAGTAAACGCAGTTGAGCGGGCATCCGCGCAAAAAGATGACCATGGCGGTCTTGCCGCGCCAATCGATGGTAGAAACGGGGACGATATCGCCGAGGTTTACGGCTGCCATGCATCAGAAATAATCGACCACGCGCTCGAGCGCCCGCGCAATGAGGTCGGCGCAGTTCGTGAGATCCTGTAAGCTCAACAGCTCGACCGGCGAGTGTATATAGCGCGTGGGAATGCTCACGATACCCGTGGGGATACCGCACTTTGTCAGATGGATCACGCTCGCATCGGTATTCCCCCCGTCCGCGACGCTGAGCTGGTAGGCGATAGTGTATTGAGCTGCGGTCTCTTTGAGCCAGTTAAGTACCGCAGGTGGCGTGATAATGCCGCGGCCCGAGGCGTCGGAGACGGTAATCACGGGGCCTTTTCCCAGCTCCACCGGCCGATCCTTCTTCTCTATGCCCGGATGGCCGCCCGCGACTTCCACATCGATCGCTAAGGCAACGTCCGGTGTGAGCGCATACGCAGAGGTTCGCGCACCTTTCAGGCCCACTTCTTCCTGCACCGTACCTACCGCATACACCTCACAGTCCGTGGTCGTTCGCTTGAGCGCCTCGATCATTACCGCAACGCCTGCGCGGTTGTCAAAGGCCTTACAGGTAACCCGTTCGTTACCGAGATCGGCGAGATGGCGATCGAGGATGACGGGAGTCCCGACTGAAATGCCCATCTGCTCCACCTCGTCTCTGGTTCGCGCACCGACATCGATGAACATATCTTCGAGTTTGATCACCTTCTCGCGCTCTTCCTGCTTCATGCCATGCGGCGGTTTCGAGCCGATAACGCCGTAGAGACCGCCACCTCTGGCCTGTAGAATCACGCGCTGGTTGAGCAGCGACTGGTCAAACCAGCCGCCAATGGGTGAGAAGGTGATAAAACCCTCGTCATTGATATGCTTCACCATGAGCCCGATCTCATCGAGGTGTGCGGCGAGCATCACGGACGGCTTCTTACCATGGTGCGTCGCGATCAGATTCCCGAGCTTGTCGATCGAGATCTCGTCCGCATAGTCCTCGAGCTCCTCCTCGACGATCACCCGTACCTCGTTCTCGTAGCCCGAGAGGGCATGTGCCTCAGCCAATTTCCTCAGCAGTTCTTTCAGTTCAGCCATGTTGCGAGAGAATCCCGCCTCCCGGATTTGAACCGGGGACAGCACGGTGTCCGCGCGCGGTAATAAGATCTTCGGGAGGTGATCTAAAACGCCACACTACAGCCGCGCACTCTTCCAGACTGAGTTAAGGCGGGACATATGTACAGTACATACCCACCGTCCCATATAAATATTGCCCGGTGCGCCGTTCCCGCCCGGACTATCGCCTCACCGTTCACCAGGGGGTACCGGCCGGTAACTCGGAGAACAGAACCACATCCACCAACTCGTTCTCCTCGAGCAGCTCTTTGCCCTTCGCCATGAGGAAGTAGCCATCGGCCTTTGCGAGCGTGGTGATTGCGCCCGAGCCAGAGAGTACGGGCGTAGCGCGGTGATACTCTTCCGGGCTCCCGGGCGCGCTGAGCTTAACGAGCACGTATTCGTTTCGCCCCGGCTCGGAGAAGATACGTTGCGTCACCTGTGCGGTGATTGTCCGACCAGATCGGCCCGCAAATTCGGGTGCCGCACCTGCGAGTCGGCGCAGCAGTGGTGCCACGAACTGGTTAAAGGTGATCAGCGCGGACGTGGGATTCCCGGGCAGGCCGAATATTGGCCGTTCCTGGATCATACCGAAGATGAATGGCTTACCGGGTTTAATGTCCACGCCGTGTACGAGCATCTCACCGCGCGCCTCTATCGCTTGGGGCAGCAAATCGCCAACGCCGGCTGAAGTACCGCCCGACACGAGAATAACGTCTGCTTCAGTCTCTATCGCTCGTTCTAGCAGTTGGGAGAGTGCTTCGGGGGTATCCCGAGCAATCCCCAGCGCGCAGGGGATACAACCGAGTGCTCGCACCGAATCGCAGAGGGTCTGCGCATTCACATCATAGATCTTCGCCGGGGGGAGCGCTTCACCCGGTGCGACGAGCTCGTTACCCGTAGAGAGAATGGCAACCCGGGGCTTTTGATGCACGAGGACTTCCGTGAGCCCGCATGCCGCCAGAACACCGGTCGCACGTGGCGTGAGCACCGTGTTAGTCGCCAGTATTCGCTCGCCCCGTTTGATGTCCGAGCCCGCATGCATCACGTTCTCAGCCGGAGCGACCGGTTTGAAGATCTGCACCGCTGTGACCGATCTGCCTTCACGGTGCTCCTGACACTCAGCGGCATTCTCGATCTTGACCACGGCGTTAGCGCCCGCTGGCAGTGATGCGCCCGTCGAAATACCCATACAGGAGCCTTCGGTCACGATGCGCGTGGGCTGCATGCCGGCGAAGAGCGTATCGAGGAGCTGCAGTGAGACCGGATGGACTTCATCCGCATAGAAGGTATCCGAAGCGACGACCGCGTAGCCGTCCATGGTTGCACGATCAAAGGGCGGGACGTCAAGCGCTGAGACGACCTCGGCTGCCGCAATGCGGCCAAGAGCCTCGGTTATGCTCACCCGTTCCACTGCACGGCCGCTCCTCGTCCAGTTCTCCACGAGCGTGGTCGCAACGCGTGCAATAAGCGCTTCTACCTCCTGCTGCTCCGTGATCTCCAGGAACTGCTTCCCCATTGACCGTTCACTGAGAAAGAACGGTCAGTCAGAGAAAAAGCTTCGTCCTGCCTGCTAGCTAGTCCGTGGTCTCCGTGGACTCGTCACTGCGCTTAGACTGCTTGTGAGCGCCGTAGCCCAGTGCCGTGAACATCTCCACCGGGAAGGGAATGACGACGGTCGTTGCCTTCTCCTCGGTCGCCACTTGGATGGTCTGGAGCATCCGAATAAACATGCCGCCTTCCTCTTTCTCGAGGACGTTCGCCGCCTCTGCGATCTTCTTCGCGGCCAGGAACTCCGCATCTGCCGCGATCACGCGTGCCCTTCGGTTCCGCTCAGCCTCAGCCTGCGCGGCCATCGCCCGCTGCATCTCCTTCGGCAGCTCCACGTCCTTGATCTCCACGGCCGAGACTTTGATCCCCCAGGGGTCCGTCGCGTCGTCGATGATCTGCTGCAGCTCCTTATTGAGCTTATCACGCTCCGAGAGCAATTCGTCCAGTTCCGCCTGTCCGATAACACTGCGGATGGTCGTCAGTGCGATCTGAGAGGTGGCATATTGATACTGCTCCACCTCGGTCACCGCCTTCTCGGGATCCAGCACGCGGTAATACACCACGGCATTGACCCGGGTCGTGACATTATCCTTGGTGATAACCTCCTGCGGCGTGACATCGAAGACAGCGACCCGCAAGTCGATCTTCACCATGGTCTCGAAGATCGGGATGATCAAGAACAGCCCGGGGCCTCGTGCACCGACCAGGCGTCCGAGTCTGAAGATAACGCCGCGCTCATATTCCTTGACCACCTTGATTGAGGAAGCTAAGAGCAAGATAACGAAGAATACGATCCCAATAACCCATTCGAAAGCCATGTGTCCACTTATCACCTCCTCCTAATCAGTATACACACCCTGGGCCTATATATACCTTTGCATTTGGGGGGCTGTCAACATGTTGGGGGTTGGTGATCTAAACGACCCATCTCATGCTGTATTTTTTACCCCTGCGGCATACGTTTCGAGCTGAATTTGCGGTAGCACTCCTTACCGTTACAGCCCCCATTTGGGCTCTGCCGTGCGTTCGCGGCGATTCTGAATAAAGGGTTAAATGCACCGACGAGCATGTAAGAGCATGATAAATGAGAAAACGGTTGTTCCCTCTCAGCATAAGCGCAATCTAAAGCAGCAGTATAATTGCGCGATACTCACGATCAGCACCTCGAAATACGGGAAGCAAGCACAGGGTGAGATCGATCCCGGCGATCGTTCGGGAGCGATAGCGCAGGAGCTCGCGCGTCAGCATGGACACGCGGTCGTGTATTACGCGGTGGTGCCCGATGATGAGCGCCTCATTGGAGACGGTATAGTTTCTGCGCTGCGTTCGGATGCCGATTTCATCATCACGACAGGCGGAACCGGCTTGACGACGCACGATATCACGATAGAAGTGGTGGGGCACCTGCTGGAGAAGGAGATACCGGGCTTCGGCGAGCTCTTCCGGCTCAAGAGCTATGAGGAGATCGGCACGGCAGCGGTATTGAGCCGTGCACTTGCCGGCGTGATCGCACAGAAAGTGATTTTTTGCTTGCCCGGATCACCTCACGCAGTTGAATTGGCACTGCGAGAGATAATCATGCCTGAGCTCGCGCATATCCTGAAGCACGTGCGCGAGTAAACTGCTGCTCGATCGTAACAGCAGAAATGAAGAAGGAACGAAGTGGGGTCGGTGCGATTTGAACGCACGATCGGCGAGTCTGGAGCCCGCTGCCCTACCGGACTAGGCCACGACCCCCCTTTTTCTGTATACCTGTAAGGCTACTCGTTTATTAAGTAAATGACGCTACGCAGCAGGCAAGAGATCGCCGCAGATCTCCCGCATCTTCGACTCGCCCTCGCGAGGCCCGCGCATAATGAGCAGATCGCCGCTCTTGATCACGGCACTTCCCGCGGGGTTATAGACCCACCTGCCCTCCCGTCGCCGGATCGCGAGGATGAACATCCCGGTGCGGGTCTCGATTCGCAACGTCTTGAGTGTCTGGTCAAATATCTCCGGGTTCTTCACTGCCATCTTCAGAATAATCTCGTCGGATTCCTCGATCGAGGCACGAAAGACCGGATGTAACGGGGTAGCACGAAGGACGACGTCCGCGATCTCGTAAGCGGCATCTGAAAGGATCTCTGAGGACGACGCGATATGCAGTAAGCCACGGAACTCCGCGAAATTGCTCCGCTTGGTCACCCCGCGCGCCGCCTCGATCACCAGGATCTCCAGCTCTTCCTTCATACGATCCATCGATTCTTCCATGTTCTTCACTTCTTGCGCGATCTCTTTACTGTAAAAGCGAACGGCGGAATACGCGAGCCCGACGATCAGCTCGGACAGGTTCTTCATATCCGCGATGAGATCGGCAATCTCCTCGGTGAGTCGTTTCTGCTGGAGTCCTTCTTCCGTCTCCTTCTCGCGCTCCTGATATTCGCGGCCCGTCGCCAGTTTACAGAACGCGGGTATGCCCTCAGTCGGACCTGAGGTAATGATCAGATCGTTCTCCAGCAGTCGCTCGTCCTTATCGGGCGAGAAAATCCAATGCGAGCCTCGTTTCAACGCCAGGACGTGCATACCCGTCTCCGTCTCGAGCTGCAACTCGGCCAGCGACTTATTCCTGAGTATTGACGACGGCTTGATCCGTACATTGAGGATCGCTTCCTCGAACTCCTCGCGGTCAAGATAGTCGGTGATGCTCACGGAGGTCGCGACCTTGGCAATGTCGCCTGCGGCATTCGAGATCTTCTCCGCCGCCGAGGCGATCTGCAAGATGCCGACGAACTCAAAGGCGTCTTCGATGCTCCGCACACCCAGCATGATCGCGATGCGCAGTTTGTAGAGCAACGAGTGCATCGTCTGCTCCAATTTGAACACTTCGTTCGCGATCTCCGGATTGTTGTAGATGATCGCGGAGTACGCGAGGTCGAGCATCGAGCCTGAGAGATCCTTCATCTCCACGAGCACGGACTTCGCATTGAACGTACTGATCTCGTCCCGCAATTCCTCTTGTGTCTTCACAGCCTGAGCACACCACCGTTAGTTACGAAAGAGCAATATCTGCTCCCAGAGTAAGCATATCCTTAAAGAAAGAGGGATAGGAGATCTTTACGCTGTCCACCCCGCTGACCACCGATTCACCGCGCGCGGTAAGAGCCGCAACCACGAGCGCCATTGCCAGGCGATGGTCATCGTGAGCAGAGACCGCTGCGGCCTGCAAGGGCGTGCCCTTCGTCCCTTCTATACGGAGGCCATCTTCCTTCTCGGTTATCCGCACGCCCAGCTTCGTGAGCTCCTCGGCGAGATACCGCAGCCGATCGGTCTCTTTAAGCCTGAGATGCGCCACACCCGATATGTCGGTCGTACCCGCAGCGACGGCCGCCACCACCGCTATGGTCGGCACCAGATCAGGATTCTCGCGCAGGTCTACCGAGATCGCCTGTAACCCGCCTGTTACGGTGCCGTTCACCTCGACAACGCCCGCCGACCGATCCCAGTGGAGAGCGGCCCCCATCGCTTCCAGTAAGGCGACGATCCTCGAGTCGCCCTGTGCGGACGGGAAGAGATTCCGGACCCGTACGGGTGAATTCGAGATGGCCGCAGCCGCCAGGAGATATGAGGCGGATGAGAAATCGCCGGGGACGGTATATCGTGCTAACGAGTACGCCTGTCCACCCGTAACCGGGAATGCGTAATCGCGAGAACCTTCAGGACACGAGCAGGGGATCTCAACGCCCGCCTGCTGGATGACCTCGGTCGTCATTCTCATGTACGGTACTGAACTAAGATTGGTCGCCAGGATATATGAATCATGGCCCGCAAGAGGACAGGCGATGAGCAAACCTGAGACGAACTGCGAGCTCTGGGACCCATTAAACGTGGTCGTGCCACCTTTGAGTGGCCCGCGAACCACGAGCGGGGCTGTTCCGTCAGCTTTCGTCGAGATCGCCTCGGCACCGAGATCTGTGAGCGCAGCCAGGAGCGCCCCGTTTGGACGTTTACGTAACGAGTCGTCCCCGGTCAACACCGTAACGCCCTCACACAACGCAGCGACCGCGGTGAAGAAGCGGAGCGTGGTGCCGGAGTTCCCGGCATTGAGCACATCATCTGGTGTCGCTGGCCGGCCGTCAACGCCGTCGATCAGCAACTTCGGGGCCGGCTCGTCACGGCGTACCGTAATACCGGCACCCAGCGCCCGCGCCGCAGCCATCGTTGCTTCCGTGTCACCCGAGAGCAAAGGATAGAAGATCTCACTCCGCTTCGCCAACGCGGCGATGGTGATGGCCCGATGGGTATAACTCTTTGAGGGTGGGGCGATAGCTTCACCTTCGATCGTGGACCTGCGTACCCGCGCGTTCATGAGAGCCGTGAATGGTAAAGGATCGTGCGTACGATTAATCACATGACCTCCTGATCAGTCGTGACTGGAATCCGTGATAGACCGAGAAGCCTTCGACGATTCGCGTCTCCGCTTTGGCGTCGAATGAGACACCGGGTGAATATAATGCGTTCGGCGATGCGCGACCCAGAACACAAGCGAGTCCTTTGCTCAGCTTCAGGTGTACCGTACCGGTCACGCGTTTCTGAGTCTCATTGATGAAGGCGTTGAGGTCGTCGTAGAGTGGATCCATAACCAGACCCTGGTAGACCAGCTCACCCCAGGCCTGATCAACCGCCGCTTTGAACCGCAGCTCGTTGCGCGTGAGCACGAGCCGCTCGAGATCGCGGTGCGCCTTCAGCAGTATCGTGGCCGCGGGATGCTCGTAGTTCTCGCGCGCCTTGAAGCCCAGGACACGATCCTCGATCATATCCGTGCGCCCGATACCGTGAATGCCGCCCACCTCATTCAGCCTCGTGATGAGCGTGAGGCCGTCCATTCGCTCGCCATTCAGCGCTACGGGTACGCCCTGCTCAAAGCTGACCTGTATCAATTCCGGCTTCTCCGGTGCCGCATCCTGGGAAACGGTCCATTTATAAATCTCTTCTGGCGGGTAGGCCGCGGGATCCTCCAATTCGCTCCCCTCTATGCTTCTGCTCCAGAGGTTCTCGTCGATGCTCCAGCGCTTCTCTGATTCAAAGGCGATACCGTGCTTCGCCGCATACGCGTGCTCCTCCTCGCGTGTCAAGCTCAACTCTCGTACCGGTGCCACAACTGCCAGATCGGTAGCTCTGAAGATCGCATCGAATCTGAGCTGGTCGTTGCCTTTGCCCGTACAGCCGTGTGCCACTGCTTCGGCGTCACGATTCTGCGCGACCACCACCACTTTCTTCGCGATCAATGGTCGCGCGATGGCCGTGCCCAGTACGTATCCCTCGTAGTCCCCGTTCGCTTTGATCAAGGGGAAGAGGTAATCGTGGACGAACTCTTGCCGGGCATCGAGGAGTAGCGCGACATCAGCGAGCTTCGTAGCACGATTCACGCCCTCTTTTATGTCTGACTCGGGCTGCCCCACGTCCACCAGCACCGCGATCACTTCGTCGTATCCGTACTGCTCGCGGAGCAAAGGGATGCAGACCGAGGTGTCCAGGCCACCGGAATATGCCAGCACTATGCGCTTCATGGCGCCCGCTTATATCTCGCCTCCTTCAGGTCAGTAACGAAAAGGTCACCGCTCAGGTGGCATAAGGGGTTCGCTTTCTCGAGATCCAGAACGCCGGGAGCTTTCCAGTACTCGTCCTTCACCGCCGCAGCCACGACCCGGCCCGTTATCCAGATATGGTCACCCAACTCGACCGCATGCTCGCAGGTGCATTCGAGCCATGCAAGCGCTTCTTTTATCCGCGGCGGCTTCACCGTGCTGGCTCGTGCCTCGGTTAAGCCCGCGTGCGTGAGCTCGCACTCCTCGTACGGGTAATCCGTCTCCAGGACGTGCAGACGCTCACCAAGCTCTTTCCCCACCACATTGACGACGAACTCGCCATTCGCCCGAATATTCCGCCAGGTATCGTGTGCCGGATTACAGGAGAATCCGTACAGCGGTGGCTCGAAGCTGATGGGTGAATTGAAGCTGAACGGCGCGGCATTTGCGATACCCCGAGCTGATATGGTGGTGATCACCACCGCGGTGCGAACAAGAACCTTATGGAAGGTATTGTGTGCAAGCTCCATTTTCAGAAACCGATCTTATTCCTTTGATGCCCCTTATATACACGCGCACGGTTATAAATCTTTCCGAGTTCGTACCGCTCGCGTCGCGCGTGCGGTCCCGAAATATGGTTTTCAGGCCGCGAGCAGCTCTTCGCCCCGGTCAATAACGATCCTGCAGGGTGTGGGGAGCTTGTAGCTCGCGCGGCGGAGCGCTTCCTTGGCCGCCTCGACGTTATCCGGCTCGACGCCGACGGAGAGCATTCGCTGCCCGCTCTTCACCCGTGCCGCCGTTCCCACTGCACGGCCAAAGGCATGGCGCATGCCACTCGAGACGCGGTCCGCACCCGCGCCGGTCGCCAACTTGTTCTCGCGCAGCACGTGGTGCGGATAGAGCCGAATTTTCAGGTAGAAGTTCTTTCGCCCTACGCCCTTGACCAGATACCGGTTCGCGAAGATTCGAGCCGCTTCGAGCGCATTATGCCGAATCTGGCAGGACTCCTTGGCGACTAAGGACAGCGTCACCGGAAAGTCGACACTGGCATTACCCATATCGAAGATGGTGATCTTGCTACCGGGTACACCTCCCAGGTACTCCCGGCGCACGTACGCATGTCCTGACACTCGTGTGTACATACGAGCTGGTTTTCGGCTCATTGGTGGCTCCTACTATTGAATCATCCTGCTGCTTAAAAACCTTTCTTCAGGAGGAGTGAGGGGTACCCGAGGTACGGAACGCGGACTTTCGCGACCGCGATGATCCACTCGGGCTTCACCGGCTCGACACCCAGCATGGGCTGGTCGTAGCCGGAATTATTATCGCCTTTCGTGATGTAACCCTCATGGGGCGCGGGCTTGCCATCCGGCATTGCCTCGCCTTGCTCAACCCAGTACATCGCGCGATGGATGATGGGCGTTGCCGCGGTGAGCCCGTTCGGGCGATAGATGATCACATTCCCGTAGGTGTTGAAGGAATCATATCCCGTGAGTTTACCCTCTGCATAGGTCGTAATGGTCGTGCGGTGCGGCGCCTGGACGAGGATCAAATCGCCCACCTGCATATTCGGCTCCATGCTCCCCGATTCAACGGCGAAGCCAATGTGCCACGAGCCCGTGGCCGCATAGGCGACCGAAACGATAAGCACGACGATGACCAGCGCTTCCAACAGACTCTTGCCCAGTTCAAGCAGTACCTTCTTCGTCTCCATGCTCCCTGCCAGTTCCTCGTTATGTATAGTAGTATAGCCACCGGCTGAATAAAAGAGGTTCAAGATCCGCACGCGGTATGCAGGGTAGGAAGCAATCGTCCCGGGAGAGTATAGTATTCCAAAAGGTTTATAATCCTTTTAGCACTTATCACATTCACCCCACGACGATGACCAGGTCTACCGGCTTTGTCTATCATGCGGATTTCTTGCGTCATGACACGGGCGTTCATCCCGAGAGCGCGGATCGATTGCTCAGTATCATGCGGAAATTAGAGCAGCAGGAGCTCATCACGCAGCTGGAACATATCGTCCCGGAGCGCGCGCCGATCGAGGCTGTTACGTACGTGCACAGCCGCGAGTATGTGCAGAAGGTAGCGGACATGAGTGCGCGCGGTGGTGGCATGCTCGATCCTGACACGCCGGTCTGCGCTGCGACGTTCGATACAGCCCTCCTCGCAGCAGGCGGGCTCATGCGTGCGGCTGATAGCGTGCTGGCCAATGATAACGCCCTGAAACGGGTTTTTGCACTGGTGCGACCGCCCGGGCATCATGCGAACGCTAAACGCGGCCGCGGGTTCTGTATCTTCAATAATATCGCGATCGCCGCGGAATACCTGAAGCGCGCGTATCGCCTCAAACGCATTCTCATTGTGGACTGGGACGTGCACCACGGTAATGGCACGCAGGAGATCTTCTACGAGGATCCCGGCGTTCTTTATCTCTCCACCCATCAATATCCCCATTATCCAGGAACGGGCTGGATAACGGAGGTGGGCGCGGGAGGAGGCGAGGGTTATACGGTGAATATCCCGCTCCCCATTGGTAGTGGTGATGCTGAGTATCTCTTCGCGCTCACCGCAATCCTGGTGCCCATTGCGCGTGAGTTCCAGCCGGAATGTGTGCTTGTCTCCGCGGGTTTTGATACGCATTCGACTGATCCGCTCGCCTCAATGAAGGTGTCAACCTCGGGTTTTGGCGCATTCGCCGAGCTCGTACTGGCGATAGCGAACGAGCAGTGCTGGGGGCGGGTCATACTGACGTTAGAGGGGGGTTATAATCATGAAGCACTCGGCGACTCCGTGCTGGCAGTCTTCCAGTCGCTTCTGGCAGGAACCGGTGCACTTCCGGAGAGCGGCGGTATGCGTCCGAGTGCGGAGGTACAGCAACGGGTCGCGGATGTACTAGCAGTGCAACGGGCGTACTGGCGTATCTAATCGAAGCTTTGCGCCATCATGCAGGCGTTCACGGGGACTGAAAAGGGGTCGCAGAGATGAGAGATGGTGCAGGGCCAGGAGGCCTAAACGAAGGATGCGGGATCGCGGGTGTCGTGCTCAGCAGGGGTAATGCGGCCCTACCACTCTATTATGCGCTCTACGCGTTACAGCATCGCGGGCAGGAATCGTCAGGCATCGCTGTGTCCGGGCACGCGGAATCGGTCAAGCTGCTCAAGGGCCGGGGACTCGTCTCCGAAGTATTCTCCAAAGAACAGATTGCCACGTTAACGGGAACTATGGGTATCGGGCACGTCCAATATTCCACCCGGGGTGCATCCAGGATCGAATCTACGGAACCGTTACTGGTCACGTATCGGCACGGCGAGATCGCCATCGGCCTCAACGGCAGTCTCGTCAACACCGCCGCCTTGCGGAAAGAGCTGGAACGTGACGGGCGGATATTTCATTCGGACTCGGATACGGAGGTAATCGCGCAGTTGCTCGTGAAGCATTTGATGAACCACACTCCGCTGGACGCGGTGAAGGAGCTGATGCGCCGCGTCGTCGGCTCGTATTCGCTGGTCATCCTGATGGACTCATCGGTGCTCGCGGTGCGGGATCCACTCGGCATAAAACCGCTCTGCATCGGCGCCCTGAACGATGAGGCGGGCAACCGCACGGGTTATATCGTCGCGTCTGAGAGTCCCGCAATTGACACGCTGGGCGGTGAGCTCCTGCGCGACGTCCGGCCTGGCGAGGTACTCCTGCTCGGGTTTCCAGAAGAAAGCCCGGGGAGCCCCTGGCGAGCGCGCCAAAACGGTGCTGTGCCGTTTGAGAGCCACCAGTTGTACCGGGGGCTTAACAGCGCTCATTGTATCTTTGAATACGTCTACTTCGCGCGTCCAGACTCGGTAATCGACGGGCGCTTGGTCTATGATGTGCGGCTGCGAATCGGTGAGCGCCTGGCGGAGGAACATCCGGTGGATGCGGACATCATCACCCCCGTCCCTGACTCAGGCATCACCTACGCCATCGGCTATGCGCGGCGTTCGGGCATCGATTACATGGAAGGCCTGATCAAGAACCGATACGTCGGACGGACGTTCATTATGCCGGAGCAATCGACGCGTGACACCGCGGTTCGCCTGAAATTGAACGTGGTACACGCGAATGTGGCTGGGATGCGCGTCGTGCTCGTGGATGACAGCATCGTGCGCGGGACGACCTCGCGCATAATCGTGGATCATTTGAAGAAGAAAGGTGCGCGTGAGGTCCATCTGCGAATCGGGAGCCCACCGATTATCGCGCCATGCTATCTCGGGATCGATACACCGACGCGGGATGAGCTGGTCGCCTGTGGGCGGACTCTCGACGAGATCGCTGCGTTTTTACACGCCGACTCCGTCCGTTATGTGAGCTCTGAGGGGCTGATCGAGGCCGTTGGTATCGATGAGAGCAACCTCTGTCTGGGCTGCGTATCCGGTAA
This genomic interval from Methanomicrobia archaeon contains the following:
- a CDS encoding molybdenum cofactor biosynthesis protein MoaB, with product MINEKTVVPSQHKRNLKQQYNCAILTISTSKYGKQAQGEIDPGDRSGAIAQELARQHGHAVVYYAVVPDDERLIGDGIVSALRSDADFIITTGGTGLTTHDITIEVVGHLLEKEIPGFGELFRLKSYEEIGTAAVLSRALAGVIAQKVIFCLPGSPHAVELALREIIMPELAHILKHVRE
- a CDS encoding molybdopterin molybdenumtransferase MoeA, with protein sequence MGKQFLEITEQQEVEALIARVATTLVENWTRSGRAVERVSITEALGRIAAAEVVSALDVPPFDRATMDGYAVVASDTFYADEVHPVSLQLLDTLFAGMQPTRIVTEGSCMGISTGASLPAGANAVVKIENAAECQEHREGRSVTAVQIFKPVAPAENVMHAGSDIKRGERILATNTVLTPRATGVLAACGLTEVLVHQKPRVAILSTGNELVAPGEALPPAKIYDVNAQTLCDSVRALGCIPCALGIARDTPEALSQLLERAIETEADVILVSGGTSAGVGDLLPQAIEARGEMLVHGVDIKPGKPFIFGMIQERPIFGLPGNPTSALITFNQFVAPLLRRLAGAAPEFAGRSGRTITAQVTQRIFSEPGRNEYVLVKLSAPGSPEEYHRATPVLSGSGAITTLAKADGYFLMAKGKELLEENELVDVVLFSELPAGTPW
- a CDS encoding anaerobic ribonucleoside-triphosphate reductase activating protein → MAAVNLGDIVPVSTIDWRGKTAMVIFLRGCPLNCVYCQNAQIRAGSNYVDLDDLEAEIVKNACVIDAVVLSGGEPCMQPVALEALAAVARKQGLLVAVQTCGYYPDAVESLLHQGLVEKLFLDIKAPLSSGARYDELTRATGVAARVKRTLEVCVHAAVEFEVITTVFKGLVAREEVTAIARELVARGAHAQPYIIQQGRAEVVSGRTLDATAVFSRAELKELAAEALSAAPLHEVRIRTREQGEEVVFKLSSGKKVNERTW
- a CDS encoding M42 family peptidase, translating into MAELKELLRKLAEAHALSGYENEVRVIVEEELEDYADEISIDKLGNLIATHHGKKPSVMLAAHLDEIGLMVKHINDEGFITFSPIGGWFDQSLLNQRVILQARGGGLYGVIGSKPPHGMKQEEREKVIKLEDMFIDVGARTRDEVEQMGISVGTPVILDRHLADLGNERVTCKAFDNRAGVAVMIEALKRTTTDCEVYAVGTVQEEVGLKGARTSAYALTPDVALAIDVEVAGGHPGIEKKDRPVELGKGPVITVSDASGRGIITPPAVLNWLKETAAQYTIAYQLSVADGGNTDASVIHLTKCGIPTGIVSIPTRYIHSPVELLSLQDLTNCADLIARALERVVDYF
- a CDS encoding slipin family protein → MAFEWVIGIVFFVILLLASSIKVVKEYERGVIFRLGRLVGARGPGLFLIIPIFETMVKIDLRVAVFDVTPQEVITKDNVTTRVNAVVYYRVLDPEKAVTEVEQYQYATSQIALTTIRSVIGQAELDELLSERDKLNKELQQIIDDATDPWGIKVSAVEIKDVELPKEMQRAMAAQAEAERNRRARVIAADAEFLAAKKIAEAANVLEKEEGGMFIRMLQTIQVATEEKATTVVIPFPVEMFTALGYGAHKQSKRSDESTETTD
- a CDS encoding potassium channel protein, encoding MKTQEELRDEISTFNAKSVLVEMKDLSGSMLDLAYSAIIYNNPEIANEVFKLEQTMHSLLYKLRIAIMLGVRSIEDAFEFVGILQIASAAEKISNAAGDIAKVATSVSITDYLDREEFEEAILNVRIKPSSILRNKSLAELQLETETGMHVLALKRGSHWIFSPDKDERLLENDLIITSGPTEGIPAFCKLATGREYQEREKETEEGLQQKRLTEEIADLIADMKNLSELIVGLAYSAVRFYSKEIAQEVKNMEESMDRMKEELEILVIEAARGVTKRSNFAEFRGLLHIASSSEILSDAAYEIADVVLRATPLHPVFRASIEESDEIILKMAVKNPEIFDQTLKTLRIETRTGMFILAIRRREGRWVYNPAGSAVIKSGDLLIMRGPREGESKMREICGDLLPAA